Within Astatotilapia calliptera unplaced genomic scaffold, fAstCal1.2 U_scaffold_25, whole genome shotgun sequence, the genomic segment taaatataagAAAGTGTATATAAGTGCTCATCTCTACATGAGGGGTGAAGCTACAGGCTGACACTTGAAAGAGGAGAAGACATTCTACAGACAGGTACGTTACAAATATGCTGAGGATCTTCTATCCTTTCTTTATCAAACTGCTAATCActtttgttaatgtgtttcttacaGAGACACTAAATATCATCATGAAGCTGCTGACTGCATCTGCACTTCTCTGTGCAATGATGGCTCTGACCGCTGCTCAGGGTAAGTATAAAAGTATGTTACTAGTATCATACTGAATGTTGTGCATGTCAATGGGCTTTAAACAGCTGTCCAAATAATAAgatctatttttaaatacatgtttttaaaaatagaaatctaaaggaagaaaatgacacattttccaGTTGAAATTTCTTGAAAAGTAAAACTATTGCCAATAAAACACAAGTTAATGACCATGATTATAATTATTCCAGTAAAGGGGGAATTGAGTCAGCATTTTGTCACACAATATGTTTGCTTTGTCTTCAGATGAGTGCTATGTTCTCAAGAAGTCCTCATGTCCCGCTGGTTGGACTGAGTACAACAACAAATGTTACTTCTATGTTTCTACACCCTTACCCTGGGTTGATGCTCAGGTAATAACATCAGGACTCACCAGTTACTGTGACTGTGTTTCTTTGATTCTTTAATATTTGGATAAGACCTTATAATAAtaagtttttaatattatattaaagaAATTTATATTGACAATTAGTAAAATTTTATCAAAGCCAATGTACTGTTAAAATTTGTCTAAAATGATAATAGTATGTATTGATCATTATTAATGTTatcatttattgaattttaataaTGCTATCATTTGTtctaatatgtatgtatgtcaTATATGGCTTTACTTTTTAACAAGTAAACAGTAACAATATATTAGTAAAcaagaaatacaaacaaagaagcaaacaaactaacGTCTCTAGTTTCACGTTCCTACAATTTATGCCATGGATAAATCACCTGTCAATTTTTGCTTCGATTAAAACCAGTTCTTATATGTACTGTGAAATATGCATCCAAGCTTATAATagcaaatattatttttttaatttataaaaataatgcTAATTATTGCAGTAAATGGTTTAAGCCACCAACATTAACTGCATGAAATAATTCTGAATGATAAATGATTGTAAATGTATTAATCATTAGTCCTTtcaatataataattattaaaaaactttactttttattaCTTGTTAAATGGTAAGCTATTAATAAAATTTCAGATAATTAAAATCAATAATTTTGTCAGTCAATGTAAATATTTCTTagtatgttttattattatttgtatgtttgtggTGGTGTAATCATGAAGGTTGTTTTATAAATCTTCTGTAactcttctgtctttttgtttacTGTAGAGAAACTGTCAGACCATGAGTGCAAACCTTGCATCTGTACAGAGCCTTGGGGAATACCAGCTGATTCAGAGGGTGATATCTGATGGGAGTAAAGCTAATGGACGAACATGGATTGGTGGTTCTGATGGTCTACAGGTATGCCAGTCTGCCAGTTAAAACATAAATCTATCCATTggatattttacttatttttcactgttatctttttttccatttccatataattccatatatcttgtttcatatatttgatATCTTCAGTTTGTATCTACAATGTCGGTAGTAGTGAAAGTAAAGACAAACcaa encodes:
- the LOC113017879 gene encoding ladderlectin-like; protein product: MKLLTASALLCAMMALTAAQDECYVLKKSSCPAGWTEYNNKCYFYVSTPLPWVDAQRNCQTMSANLASVQSLGEYQLIQRVISDGSKANGRTWIGGSDGLQEGYWFWIDGTRFQYTNWCRREPNNSWGNEHCMEMNSSGDLCMNDQPCQSQSPSVCIKSKS